In the Prochlorococcus marinus CUG1438 genome, AATGGATAAAACAGTTGTTGTTGCTGTTATTAACAGATTTCCACATCCCACTTATAAAAAAATTGTAAGTAGAACTACACGGTACAAGGCTCATGACCCTGAAAATACATGTGTCTTAGGTGATCGAGTTAAAATTAGAGAAACTAGACCGCTAAGCGCTCACAAAAGATGGGCAATAGAAGAGATTCTCAATAAAACAA is a window encoding:
- the rpsQ gene encoding 30S ribosomal protein S17, yielding MALKERIGTVVSDKMDKTVVVAVINRFPHPTYKKIVSRTTRYKAHDPENTCVLGDRVKIRETRPLSAHKRWAIEEILNKTSQAKEVKK